The Streptomyces taklimakanensis nucleotide sequence TGCGCAGCACCCGGTGGGCGAGGTGCCGGTCCTCGGTTCCCAGGGCTTCCGCCACCGACTTCACCCAGGTGTTCGCCGTGTGGATGACGTGCTCGAACTCGGCCGCGTGTGTAGCGGACATGGCTGCTCCCCCTCCGGAAAGAGGTCGTGGGACTCCGGTCGGCCGCCCGCCGGGGCGCCGGATGTGCAGTGGAAGGATTATTCCGTTGTGTCCTGGTTTCCAGAGTATTGCGGGCCGGGTGGACTCACACGTCGAGTGTCACCGAACACCGCCACCCCGCCGGCCCCCCGGCGAAGGACAGGCCGTGCAGGGTGACGGCCTTCGGCGGGGCGCCCGTGGCCGGAAGTCCGTCGGCGTCGACCATGCGCAGGACGACCCGCACGCCACCGGGCACGGGCACCGGTTCGACGGCCACCGGTGCCTCGCCGGCGACGTCGAGCCGGTAGACCACCTCGTCGAGCAGCGCCACCAGCAGGTCCTCGTCGGTCCCCGCCCGCACCTCCACCTCCCGGCGGCGGACGGCGAGCCCGCCCGCGTCCGCGGCCGACAGGTCCAGGAACGACTTGCAGACGCCGCGCACCGCGTGCGCCAGGCACTCCTCGCGGGTCGGCGCCCACGCCTCCACCCGTACGTCGGCGGTGTGCGGGACGCCACGGTGCCCGCCGCGCGGAACGGCGCGCGGGCCGGACTCCGACCGTGGCGGCGGTGGCGGCGGTGGTGTCATGGTCGGCCTCCTCGTCCGTGCCGCGCACCGTCCATCGTCACCCCGGCGGGGTGGGGGCGCACGGTGTGCGGACCGGTGTCCGGGTGCCCCGGGTGCCCGAGCCCTCCCGGTCGCCCCGTCACCCTCGTCGCCCCTGCCGTCCTGCCGTTTCAGCCGTCCGAGGGGGTGCCGGGGCCGTCGGACGGTCTGCGGTAGACCAGCAGGTACCGCCAGAACAGCAACCTGCGCAGGGTCGCTCCGGGCAGCAGCGCGGCCGCTTCCCGGCGTATTTCGGCCAGTGTCGTCTCGGGCCGTTTCACCGGAGCCCGCAGGGTGTCGGTTGGGCCGGGGCCCGGGTGGAGTCGTTCGCGGGCGGCGACCGCGAGTCGGGCCGCGGCGTTGACCGGGACGGCGGCCAGGCTCCAGGCCCGGTCCGCCGCCGACGCCTCCGAGTGGCAGCCCAGGACGGCCAGGACGCCGCCGGGCGCCAGGGCGTCCCGCAGCGTCGCCACCGTGCCGAACGGCATGTGGTGGAGGGCGGCCAGGCAGGAGACGAAGTCGTAGTGGCCGGCGGGCGGTTCGGTGCGGGTGACGTCCGCCCGGCGGTAGCGCGGCGCGGGGTGTCCGGGGCGGTTCGCCGACAGCGCGCGGGCGACCTCGATCACCTCGGTGGACGCGTCGATCGCGTCCACCTCGATGCCCCGCTCGGCGAGCCGGCGGGCGAAGCGCCCGGTCCCGCAGCCGACGTCCAGCGCGGTGCGGCAGCCCGGCGGCACCTGGCGGAGCAGTAGTCGGTGGTAGTGGTCGTTGTGGTCGAAGGGCATGGTGCCGACCCTGGCAGAGGGCGGGCCTCGGGTGGGCCGGAAGCAGTCGGGAGGCGGTCGTCCGTGGATTTCTGTCGAATTCCTGTCGAATGTGTTTCGGCCGTGGAGTGGCCGGGGAACGCACCCGTAACACCTGGGAGCGCTCCCAGGTCATCCCCTCACACGAAAGCGAAGAGCCGCGATGAATTGTCATGAGCGCGTCTTAAAGAGTCGGTGGTCGGCCCGCCTCCTCGCCGTCCTGGCCGCCGTGCTGCTGGGCACGCTGCCCTGGGCCGGGACCGCCTCCGCCCACGGATCCGTCATCGACCCCGCCTCCCGCAACTACGGCTGCTGGCTCCGCTGGGGCAGCGACTTCCAGAACCCGGCCATGGCGCAGCAGGACCCCATGTGCTGGCAGGCGTGGCAGGACGACACCAACGCCATGTGGAACTGGAACGGCCTGTACCGGGAGAACGTCGGCGGCAACCACCAGGCGTTCATCCCCGACGGGCAACTGTGCAGCGCCGGCCACACCGGGGACGGTCGCTACAAGTCCATGGACGTTCCCGGTCCGTGGAAGACCACCGACATCGACACCGACTTCACCGTCCACCTGCGCGACCAGGCCTGGCACGGCGCCGACTACCTCCGGATCTACGTCACCCGGCAGGGCTTCGACCCCACCACCGACCGGCTCGGTTGGGGAGACCTGGAGCTGATCGAGACCACCGGCCGTTACGCCCCCACCTCGGACATCAGGGTCGATGTCAGCGCCCCCGGCCGCAGCGGCCACCACATCGTCTACACGATCTGGAAGGCCTCGCACGCCGATCAGGTCTACTACATCTGTAGTGACGTGAACTTCCGCTGAGGTCCCGGTCGTGCGGGCGGGACCGCGTTCCCCCACGACCGCAGGGCGTTCGAGCCCACGGCTGTTCGCCGGCGGAACGAACGCCGACGCCCCACGAGCGAAGGAAACCGGTGTCGTCCCGGACGCGCCCGCCGACCCCCGGCCCCGGCGCCGGGGGTCGGCCGCTCA carries:
- a CDS encoding lytic polysaccharide monooxygenase auxiliary activity family 9 protein is translated as MNCHERVLKSRWSARLLAVLAAVLLGTLPWAGTASAHGSVIDPASRNYGCWLRWGSDFQNPAMAQQDPMCWQAWQDDTNAMWNWNGLYRENVGGNHQAFIPDGQLCSAGHTGDGRYKSMDVPGPWKTTDIDTDFTVHLRDQAWHGADYLRIYVTRQGFDPTTDRLGWGDLELIETTGRYAPTSDIRVDVSAPGRSGHHIVYTIWKASHADQVYYICSDVNFR
- a CDS encoding archease; the protein is MTPPPPPPPRSESGPRAVPRGGHRGVPHTADVRVEAWAPTREECLAHAVRGVCKSFLDLSAADAGGLAVRRREVEVRAGTDEDLLVALLDEVVYRLDVAGEAPVAVEPVPVPGGVRVVLRMVDADGLPATGAPPKAVTLHGLSFAGGPAGWRCSVTLDV
- a CDS encoding class I SAM-dependent methyltransferase, translating into MPFDHNDHYHRLLLRQVPPGCRTALDVGCGTGRFARRLAERGIEVDAIDASTEVIEVARALSANRPGHPAPRYRRADVTRTEPPAGHYDFVSCLAALHHMPFGTVATLRDALAPGGVLAVLGCHSEASAADRAWSLAAVPVNAAARLAVAARERLHPGPGPTDTLRAPVKRPETTLAEIRREAAALLPGATLRRLLFWRYLLVYRRPSDGPGTPSDG